The Macaca nemestrina isolate mMacNem1 chromosome 6, mMacNem.hap1, whole genome shotgun sequence genome window below encodes:
- the STC2 gene encoding stanniocalcin-2 precursor — MCAERLGHFMTLALVLATIDPARGTDATNPPEGPQDRSSQQKGRLSLQNTAEIQHCLVNAGDVGCGVFECFENNSCEIRGLHGICMTFLHNAGKFDAQGKSFIKDALKCKAHALRHRFGCISRKCPAIREMVFQLQRECYLKHDLCAAAQENTRVIVEMIHFKDLLLHEPYVDLVNLLLTCGEEVKEAITHSVQVQCEQNWGSLCSILSFCTSAIQRPPTAPPERQPQVDRAKLSRAHHGEAGHHLPEPSSRETGRGAKGERGSKSHPNAHARGRVGGLGAQGPSGSSEWEDEQSEYSDIRR; from the exons ATGTGTGCCGAACGGCTGGGCCACTTCATGACCCTGGCTTTGGTGTTGGCCACCATTGACCCGGCGCGGGGGACCGACGCCACCAACCCACCCGAGGGTCCCCAAGACAGGAGCTCCCAGCAGAAAGGCCGCCTGTCCCTGCAGAATACAG CGGAGATCCAGCACTGTTTGGTCAACGCTGGCGATGTGGGGTGTGGCGTGTTTGAATGTTTCGAGAACAATTCTTGTGAGATTCGGGGCTTACATGGGATTTGCATGACTTTTCTGCACAACGCTGGAAAATTTGATGCCCAG GGCAAGTCATTCATCAAAGACGCCTTGAAATGTAAGGCCCATGCTCTGCGGCACAGGTTCGGCTGCATAAGCCGGAAGTGCCCGGCCATCAGGGAAATGGTGTTCCAGTTGCAGCGGGAATGCTACCTCAAGCACGACCTGTGCGCGGCTGCCCAGGAGAACACGCGGGTGATAGTGGAGATGATCCATTTCAAGGACTTGCTGCTGCACGA ACCCTACGTGGACCTCGTGAACTTGCTGCTGACCTGTggggaggaggtgaaggaggccATCACCCACAGCGTGCAGGTTCAGTGTGAGCAGAACTGGGGAAGCCTGTGCTCCATCTTGAGCTTCTGCACCTCAGCCATCCAGAGGCCTCCCACGGCGCCCCCTGAGCGCCAGCCCCAGGTGGACAGAGCCAAGCTCTCCAGGGCCCACCACGGGGAAGCAGGACATCACCTCCCAGAACCCAGCAGTAGGGAGACTGGCCGAGGTGCCAAGGGTGAGCGAGGTAGCAAGAGCCACCCAAACGCCCATGCCCGGGGCAGAGTCGGGGGCCTTGGGGCTCAGGGACCTTCCGGCAGCAGTGAGTGGGAGGATGAACAGTCTGAGTATTCCGATATCCGGAGGTGA